The Pseudomonas sp. DG56-2 genome contains a region encoding:
- a CDS encoding YecA family protein: MPITNSPYTAFATLLTSNGHPVSPAELHGLLLGRSCAGAGFDAEAWLADAAHLLENDPADNVRNALIGLQEMVKGELTGDDITIVLLLPGDEAALTDRAAALGEWCKGFLYGFGLNSAGVTLSTEAKEVLQDLDAISQVQDALEESEDGESDYMEVMEYLRVAPLLLYTELAKPVEPAAKPSLH, translated from the coding sequence ATGCCTATTACCAATTCGCCGTACACCGCTTTCGCCACTTTGCTCACCAGCAACGGGCATCCTGTATCTCCTGCCGAACTGCACGGGCTGTTGCTCGGGCGTAGCTGCGCCGGGGCTGGCTTCGATGCGGAGGCCTGGTTGGCCGATGCCGCCCATCTGCTGGAAAACGATCCGGCAGACAATGTTCGTAACGCTTTGATCGGCCTGCAGGAGATGGTCAAGGGCGAACTCACGGGTGACGATATCACTATCGTACTGCTGCTGCCGGGCGATGAAGCTGCGCTGACTGACCGCGCTGCAGCGCTGGGTGAGTGGTGCAAGGGCTTCCTGTATGGCTTCGGTCTGAACTCCGCCGGCGTGACGCTGAGCACTGAAGCCAAGGAAGTGCTTCAAGACCTGGATGCCATTTCCCAGGTCCAGGACGCCCTGGAAGAGTCCGAAGACGGTGAAAGCGACTATATGGAAGTAATGGAATACCTGCGCGTCGCACCGCTGTTGCTGTACACGGAATTGGCCAAGCCGGTCGAGCCTGCAGCCAAACCTTCGCTGCACTGA
- a CDS encoding TIGR02449 family protein, whose amino-acid sequence MQENDLQTLMGRFELLIERVEQLKRQNTLLLAQEKSWREERAHLIEKNEIARRKVESMILRLKALEQDS is encoded by the coding sequence ATGCAAGAGAACGATCTGCAAACGCTGATGGGCCGATTCGAACTGCTGATTGAGCGAGTCGAGCAACTTAAACGGCAAAACACACTCCTATTAGCTCAGGAAAAGTCCTGGCGCGAGGAGCGCGCCCACCTCATCGAAAAAAACGAAATCGCCCGGCGTAAGGTCGAATCGATGATTTTGCGACTCAAGGCCCTGGAGCAAGACTCATGA
- a CDS encoding cell division protein ZapA produces MSSSNSVTVQILDKEYSIICPPEERSNLVSAARYLDGKMREIRSSGKVIGADRIAVMAALNITHDLLHNQERPEAPTGGATREQVRDLLERVDQALSDDQDTNKG; encoded by the coding sequence ATGAGTTCAAGCAATAGCGTGACCGTTCAGATCCTCGACAAAGAATATTCGATCATCTGTCCGCCCGAGGAACGCAGCAATCTGGTCAGCGCCGCACGCTATCTGGATGGCAAAATGCGTGAAATCCGCAGCAGTGGCAAAGTGATCGGCGCCGACCGGATCGCTGTGATGGCCGCTCTGAACATTACCCACGACCTGCTGCACAATCAGGAACGCCCTGAAGCACCGACCGGTGGCGCCACCCGCGAACAGGTTCGCGATCTGCTCGAACGCGTCGATCAGGCACTGTCTGACGATCAAGATACAAATAAGGGTTAA
- a CDS encoding 5-formyltetrahydrofolate cyclo-ligase gives MTDTAQLTRPQLRRLLRDARRALSPAQQRQAAAGLYRQLAQHPLFRRARHIALYLPNDSEIDPRLLLREAQRRGKRTYLPVLHAWPRSKMVFQRIEHGEKLRPNRFRIAEPHINLARQRPIWALDLILLPLVGFDEEGGRLGMGGGFYDRSLAYQARRKAWKKPLLLGLAHECQKVQRLAQASWDVPLQGTVSDRGWYLAPA, from the coding sequence ATGACCGACACCGCGCAGCTAACCCGCCCCCAACTTCGCCGCCTGCTACGTGACGCCCGTCGTGCCTTGAGCCCGGCCCAACAACGTCAGGCCGCAGCCGGGTTGTACCGCCAGCTGGCGCAACATCCATTGTTCCGTCGCGCCCGCCACATCGCCCTGTACCTGCCCAACGACAGTGAAATCGACCCTCGCTTGCTGCTGCGCGAGGCGCAACGGCGAGGCAAACGTACTTATCTGCCCGTCTTGCACGCCTGGCCTAGAAGTAAAATGGTCTTCCAACGTATCGAGCACGGCGAAAAACTGCGACCCAATCGCTTTCGCATCGCCGAACCTCACATCAACCTGGCGCGACAACGACCTATCTGGGCGCTGGATTTGATCCTGCTGCCGTTGGTGGGGTTTGATGAAGAAGGCGGCCGACTGGGGATGGGAGGCGGCTTCTACGATCGAAGCCTGGCCTATCAAGCCCGCCGCAAAGCCTGGAAAAAACCTTTGCTGCTGGGCCTGGCGCACGAGTGTCAAAAAGTGCAACGACTGGCACAGGCCAGCTGGGATGTGCCGCTACAAGGGACGGTCTCGGACCGTGGCTGGTACCTGGCGCCAGCCTGA
- a CDS encoding EVE domain-containing protein: protein MAYWLMKSEPEELSIEDLARLKQARWDGVRNYQARNFLRSMAVGDQFFFYHSSCPEPGIAGIGQICTAAYPDPTALDPQSHYFDAKANDEKNPWSAIDVVHVETFTKVLGLGFLKQQTALAELPLVQKGSRLSVMPVTAQQWAAVLALR, encoded by the coding sequence ATGGCCTATTGGCTAATGAAATCCGAGCCCGAAGAACTATCAATCGAGGATCTGGCCCGCCTCAAGCAAGCGCGCTGGGACGGCGTTCGTAACTATCAGGCCCGCAATTTTCTGCGCAGCATGGCAGTGGGTGATCAATTTTTCTTTTATCACTCAAGCTGCCCCGAACCCGGTATCGCCGGGATCGGCCAGATATGCACCGCCGCTTACCCTGACCCGACCGCCCTCGACCCTCAGAGCCATTACTTCGACGCCAAAGCCAACGATGAAAAGAACCCTTGGAGCGCCATCGATGTCGTCCATGTGGAAACATTCACGAAAGTTCTAGGCTTGGGCTTCCTCAAGCAACAAACCGCCCTTGCAGAACTGCCACTGGTACAAAAAGGGAGCCGCTTATCAGTCATGCCGGTTACTGCGCAACAGTGGGCAGCAGTACTCGCACTACGTTAA
- a CDS encoding HlyD family secretion protein: protein MSQHTPKLFAGALIALLLAAGGLGYWKSLHDRLPDGLSMGNGRLESTEVQIASKIPGRLAEVLVDEGDKVKQGQLLARIDTRTLEAQRSQAEAEVLRAKENYSAAQANVQLRQSELLLASQELKRVKEIFLRKYASQQLLDQQQARYDTASSAVVAARAQLAAIKAAIGAAEAQVAQLTSEIDDSSLRAPLDGIIQLRLAEPGEVLGAGGRVLMLINPNDQYMNLYLPASTTGRLTVGDEARIILDALPDKALPAKIAFVAAKAQFTPKQVETRDERQKLVFRVKLRLTEPSAVPQAKPGMPGAGYVRTAEVDWPANLR, encoded by the coding sequence ATGAGCCAACATACTCCAAAATTATTTGCTGGCGCTTTGATCGCCTTACTCCTGGCCGCTGGTGGTCTGGGCTACTGGAAGTCCCTGCACGACCGCCTGCCTGATGGTTTGAGCATGGGCAACGGCCGGCTTGAATCCACTGAAGTACAAATCGCCAGCAAGATTCCCGGGCGCCTGGCCGAAGTGCTGGTCGATGAAGGCGACAAGGTCAAGCAAGGCCAGCTCCTGGCGCGTATCGACACCCGCACGCTCGAAGCTCAACGCAGCCAGGCTGAGGCCGAGGTGCTTCGCGCCAAGGAAAATTACTCCGCCGCCCAGGCCAATGTGCAACTGCGCCAGAGCGAACTGCTGTTGGCCAGCCAGGAGTTGAAGCGGGTCAAGGAAATTTTCCTGCGCAAATACGCCAGCCAACAACTACTCGACCAACAGCAAGCCCGCTACGACACCGCAAGTTCAGCCGTGGTCGCAGCCCGTGCACAATTGGCCGCGATCAAGGCTGCGATTGGCGCTGCCGAAGCTCAAGTCGCCCAGCTTACCAGCGAGATCGACGACAGCAGCCTGCGCGCGCCCCTCGATGGCATTATCCAACTGCGCCTGGCCGAGCCGGGTGAGGTGCTGGGCGCCGGAGGCCGCGTGCTGATGCTGATCAACCCGAACGATCAGTACATGAACCTGTACCTGCCCGCCTCGACCACCGGCCGCCTGACTGTGGGCGATGAAGCCAGGATAATTCTCGACGCCCTGCCGGACAAAGCGCTGCCGGCAAAAATCGCATTTGTTGCCGCCAAGGCCCAGTTCACGCCGAAACAGGTGGAAACCCGCGACGAGCGCCAAAAGCTGGTGTTTCGGGTCAAGCTGCGCCTGACCGAACCCAGTGCCGTGCCTCAGGCCAAGCCCGGCATGCCCGGTGCGGGTTACGTGCGCACGGCTGAAGTAGACTGGCCGGCCAATCTGCGATGA
- the rbbA gene encoding ribosome-associated ATPase/putative transporter RbbA, protein MNALALHAQGISHRYGKLEALQDISFDLPAGTRCGLIGPDGAGKSSLLGLIAGVKKLQSGELEVLDGSIRKRRHRNSLYPRIAFMPQGLGNNLYPELSISENIRFFATLFGLSAAQCEQRMHNLLLATDLARFAERPAGKLSGGMKQKLGLCCALIHDPDLLILDEPTTGVDPLSRRHFWELVEQVRAERPQLTLLVATAYMEEAEQFEHCLMLDRGKLIASGLSQELASATASGKLDDAFTHYQGDSAHDPQPLEIPPRPAGETTIAIEAHELTLRFGDFTAVNKVSFAIGRGEIFGFLGSNGCGKTTTMKVLTGLMPASEGSATLLGRPVDAKDLATRKRVGFMSQSFSLYGELSVRQNLELHARLFDLPKADSTTRIAELIERFDLGNIADQQSGALPLGLRQRLSLAVAVLHRPEVLILDEPTSGVDPAARDDFWRLLIELSREQGVTIFLSTHFMNEAQRCDRISLMHAGKVLACDTPAALQQQFAGDTLEDAFVTCLEQAQGLAEAPAASTALEEPGASTPITMSRGFSIRRLFAVATREGKELLRDKVRLAFALLGALFMMVIFGYGISLDVENLAFAVYDQDQSPQSRAYLEAFRGSRYFAEQPPIRDSAQLHQRLQRSEIKLALEIPPGFGRDLHAGRQPVVAAWLDGGMPFRAETSRNYVEAVHQANLEQLAALSSQAQPGQSPVRLETRFRYNQDVVSVNAIGPGVMALILAFIPAMLTALGIVREKELGSITNFYATPLTRLEFLLGKQAPYLAISLINLALLVAMNRWLFGVPFKGSAFALAVGGLLYVLATTSLGLLISAFTRTQIAAILGTMIITSLPTIQFSGLIVPRSSLDGSAALMGQLFPAGYFLDVAVGTFTKALSLRELWPQCLALFGFFVAFTGLSLAMLKKQEV, encoded by the coding sequence ATGAACGCCCTGGCGCTACACGCGCAGGGCATCAGTCACCGTTATGGCAAACTCGAGGCCCTGCAAGATATCTCCTTCGACCTGCCAGCTGGCACCCGTTGCGGGCTGATAGGTCCGGACGGTGCTGGAAAGTCCAGTCTGCTGGGCTTGATCGCCGGGGTGAAGAAGCTGCAAAGCGGTGAGCTTGAGGTACTCGACGGATCGATCCGCAAGCGCCGTCACCGCAACAGCCTGTACCCGCGAATAGCCTTCATGCCGCAAGGTCTGGGCAACAACCTCTATCCTGAATTATCCATCAGCGAAAACATTCGCTTCTTCGCCACCCTGTTCGGCCTCAGCGCGGCGCAGTGCGAGCAGCGCATGCACAACTTGCTGCTCGCTACCGATCTTGCGCGATTTGCCGAACGGCCAGCCGGCAAGCTATCCGGAGGCATGAAGCAAAAACTCGGTTTGTGCTGTGCGCTGATCCACGATCCCGACTTGCTGATCCTTGACGAGCCAACCACCGGTGTAGATCCACTGTCGCGTCGGCACTTCTGGGAACTGGTCGAGCAAGTCCGTGCCGAGCGACCACAGCTCACCCTGCTGGTTGCCACTGCCTACATGGAAGAAGCCGAGCAATTCGAACACTGCCTGATGCTTGACCGGGGCAAGTTGATCGCCTCGGGACTCAGCCAGGAACTGGCCAGTGCAACGGCCAGCGGCAAACTGGATGACGCCTTCACCCACTACCAAGGTGACAGTGCGCACGATCCTCAGCCACTAGAGATTCCTCCACGCCCCGCCGGCGAAACAACAATCGCTATTGAAGCTCACGAACTGACCCTGCGCTTTGGTGACTTCACTGCGGTGAACAAGGTCAGTTTCGCCATCGGTCGAGGGGAGATATTCGGTTTTCTCGGTTCCAATGGTTGCGGCAAAACCACCACCATGAAAGTGCTCACCGGCTTGATGCCTGCCAGCGAAGGCAGCGCGACCCTTTTGGGGCGGCCGGTAGACGCCAAAGACTTGGCAACCCGCAAGCGGGTTGGCTTCATGTCGCAGAGCTTCTCGTTGTATGGCGAGCTTAGCGTGCGCCAGAACCTTGAGTTGCACGCGCGGCTTTTCGATCTGCCCAAAGCCGATAGCACAACTCGTATCGCTGAGCTCATCGAACGCTTCGACCTTGGCAACATCGCTGACCAGCAGTCCGGGGCGCTGCCCTTGGGGCTGCGCCAGCGTCTGTCACTCGCTGTGGCGGTATTACACCGCCCGGAAGTGCTGATTCTCGATGAACCCACTTCTGGCGTGGACCCAGCGGCTCGCGATGATTTCTGGCGCCTGCTGATCGAGTTGTCGCGGGAACAAGGCGTGACCATATTCCTCTCCACGCACTTCATGAACGAGGCGCAGCGCTGCGACCGAATTTCCCTGATGCATGCGGGCAAGGTGCTTGCTTGCGATACCCCTGCGGCGCTGCAACAACAGTTTGCCGGAGACACCCTCGAAGACGCTTTCGTGACATGCCTGGAACAAGCGCAAGGACTGGCCGAAGCGCCAGCAGCCTCAACAGCACTTGAAGAGCCAGGCGCTTCAACCCCGATAACGATGTCCCGGGGATTCAGCATCAGGCGCCTGTTTGCCGTTGCCACCCGCGAGGGTAAGGAGCTACTGCGCGACAAGGTCCGTCTGGCGTTCGCGTTGCTCGGTGCGTTGTTCATGATGGTGATCTTCGGCTATGGCATCTCGCTGGACGTCGAGAATCTTGCATTCGCCGTTTATGACCAGGACCAGAGCCCGCAAAGTCGAGCCTATCTTGAAGCATTCCGTGGCTCGCGCTACTTCGCCGAGCAGCCGCCTATCCGCGATTCGGCACAGCTGCACCAGCGCTTGCAGCGCTCGGAAATCAAGCTGGCACTGGAAATCCCGCCAGGATTCGGACGTGACTTGCATGCCGGGCGCCAGCCAGTGGTCGCGGCATGGCTCGACGGCGGCATGCCGTTTCGCGCCGAAACCAGCCGTAACTATGTCGAAGCGGTGCACCAGGCCAACCTCGAGCAACTGGCAGCCCTGAGCAGCCAGGCACAACCTGGACAATCGCCGGTGCGCCTGGAAACTCGCTTTCGCTACAACCAGGACGTGGTCAGCGTGAACGCGATTGGCCCCGGAGTAATGGCGCTGATCCTTGCCTTCATACCAGCCATGCTCACAGCGCTTGGGATTGTCCGTGAGAAAGAGCTGGGCTCGATCACCAACTTCTATGCCACTCCGCTGACCCGTCTGGAGTTTTTGCTCGGCAAACAGGCCCCCTACCTGGCGATCAGCCTGATCAACCTGGCGTTGCTGGTGGCGATGAACCGCTGGCTATTCGGTGTGCCATTCAAAGGCAGCGCATTTGCCCTGGCCGTTGGCGGTCTACTGTATGTGCTGGCAACCACTAGCCTTGGCCTGTTGATCTCGGCGTTCACCCGTACACAGATCGCGGCGATCCTCGGCACCATGATCATCACCAGCCTGCCGACCATCCAGTTCTCCGGGCTGATCGTGCCACGCTCATCACTCGATGGATCGGCAGCACTGATGGGGCAACTGTTCCCGGCCGGCTACTTTCTCGATGTTGCCGTCGGCACCTTCACCAAGGCCTTGAGCCTGCGTGAACTGTGGCCGCAATGCCTGGCCCTGTTCGGGTTCTTTGTTGCCTTCACCGGCCTGAGCCTGGCCATGCTGAAGAAGCAGGAGGTCTGA
- a CDS encoding ABC transporter permease, which yields MHRLAHTLRLGLKELTSLRHDSVLLLFLLYAFSVAIYMPAAGSIIGVHNASVAVIDEDHSQLSRKLAESLQPPEFQPAVPLPYNQLDQAMDSGLYTFVINVPTNFQNDLLAGRSPELQVNVDATAMSQAFMGAGYIGRIFERELLDYANQGSAAANSPATISPRALFNPNLEGGWFLAVIQIVNNITILAIVLTGTALLREREHGTLDHLLVLPLTALEIMLAKIGSNALVVVVCTWVSLEVIVKGALGVPLAGSLGLFLAVTALYLFASTALGIFLATLARSTPQFGLLAIPVIIPMLLLSGGSTPLDSMPQWLQWVMQLSPSTHFVSLSAAILFRDAGLAVVWPDVLALAAIGLAFFAVALARFRRSLTS from the coding sequence ATGCATCGTTTGGCACATACCCTGCGCCTGGGTCTCAAGGAGCTGACCAGCCTACGCCACGACAGCGTTCTGCTGCTGTTTTTGCTCTATGCATTCAGCGTGGCCATCTACATGCCGGCGGCAGGCTCGATCATTGGTGTGCACAACGCCAGCGTCGCGGTGATCGATGAAGACCACAGCCAGCTGTCGCGCAAGCTTGCCGAATCCTTGCAACCCCCTGAATTCCAGCCTGCGGTGCCGCTGCCTTACAACCAGCTCGACCAGGCCATGGACAGTGGCCTGTATACCTTCGTCATCAACGTGCCAACGAACTTTCAAAACGACCTGCTGGCGGGGCGTTCACCGGAATTGCAGGTTAACGTCGATGCCACAGCCATGAGCCAGGCGTTCATGGGGGCGGGATACATCGGGCGGATATTCGAGCGCGAGCTGCTCGATTACGCCAACCAGGGCTCCGCCGCTGCCAACAGCCCGGCGACAATCAGCCCGAGGGCCCTGTTCAACCCCAACCTGGAAGGTGGCTGGTTCCTGGCGGTAATCCAGATCGTCAACAACATCACCATCCTTGCCATCGTGCTTACCGGCACAGCACTGCTACGCGAGCGCGAACATGGCACCCTGGATCATTTGCTGGTGCTGCCGCTGACCGCACTGGAAATCATGCTGGCCAAGATCGGCAGCAACGCACTGGTTGTGGTGGTATGCACCTGGGTGTCGCTGGAGGTAATCGTCAAAGGTGCACTGGGCGTGCCGCTGGCCGGCTCACTCGGGTTGTTCCTGGCAGTCACCGCCCTGTACTTGTTTGCCAGTACAGCGCTAGGCATATTCCTCGCCACCTTGGCGCGCTCGACGCCGCAGTTCGGCCTGCTGGCGATTCCAGTGATCATTCCCATGCTGTTGCTGTCGGGCGGCAGCACACCGCTGGACAGCATGCCGCAGTGGCTACAGTGGGTCATGCAGCTTTCACCTTCAACCCACTTTGTCAGCCTGAGCGCGGCGATCCTGTTTCGCGACGCCGGCCTGGCAGTGGTCTGGCCCGACGTGCTGGCCCTGGCAGCCATTGGCCTGGCGTTTTTTGCGGTCGCCCTGGCGCGCTTTCGACGCAGCCTCACATCCTGA
- a CDS encoding flagellar basal body-associated protein FliL, with protein MKAWILMVLALMLPIAAMAEEAKEGEPKVSYISLSPPFVGNYALDGGPKLRVFKADVALRVNSDAAAAAVKHHEPLIRNQLVALFTQQNLESMSNVESKEKLRQEALKQVQQVLEAEEGKPMVDDLLFNNLIVQ; from the coding sequence GTGAAAGCGTGGATCTTGATGGTATTGGCATTGATGCTGCCGATAGCGGCGATGGCCGAGGAAGCCAAAGAAGGCGAACCGAAGGTTTCTTATATCTCTTTGAGTCCACCCTTCGTTGGCAACTATGCCTTGGATGGCGGGCCGAAACTCCGTGTGTTCAAAGCCGACGTGGCATTGCGCGTTAACAGTGATGCTGCTGCCGCAGCGGTTAAGCATCATGAGCCACTGATCCGCAATCAGTTGGTGGCGCTGTTTACCCAGCAGAATCTGGAAAGCATGAGCAATGTCGAGTCCAAGGAAAAACTGCGTCAGGAAGCCTTGAAGCAAGTCCAGCAAGTCCTGGAAGCCGAAGAGGGCAAGCCTATGGTCGATGATCTATTGTTCAACAACCTTATCGTGCAGTAG
- a CDS encoding NADPH:quinone oxidoreductase family protein, giving the protein MKAVLCKALGPARDLVLEEVANPTPKKNEIVMEVHAAGVNFPDTLIIEGKYQFQPPLPFSPGGEAAGIVSAVGEKVTTLKPGDRVMALTGWGSFAEQVAVPAYNVLPIPEHMDFNSAAAFGMTYGTSMHALQQRAQLKAGESLLVLGASGGVGLAAVEIGKAMGARVIAAASSAEKLAVAKAAGADELINYSEHSLKDEIKRLTGGNGVDVIYDPVGGDLFDQAVRGIAWNGRLLVVGFASGRIPQLPVNLALLKGAAVLGVFWGAFAQRQPDDNAANFKQLFAWYAEGKLKPLVSQTFPLAEAGAAIELLGQRKAVGKLVVTMR; this is encoded by the coding sequence ATGAAAGCTGTGTTGTGCAAAGCCCTGGGTCCTGCCAGGGATCTGGTCCTGGAAGAAGTTGCAAACCCCACCCCGAAGAAGAACGAGATCGTCATGGAGGTGCATGCGGCCGGGGTCAACTTTCCCGACACCTTGATCATCGAAGGCAAATATCAATTCCAGCCCCCCTTGCCCTTTTCGCCAGGCGGCGAAGCCGCCGGTATTGTCAGCGCGGTAGGTGAGAAGGTCACCACACTCAAACCGGGCGATCGGGTTATGGCACTGACAGGCTGGGGAAGTTTTGCCGAGCAGGTTGCAGTACCTGCCTACAACGTCCTGCCGATTCCAGAGCACATGGATTTCAACAGTGCAGCCGCCTTTGGCATGACCTATGGCACCTCGATGCATGCTTTGCAGCAACGTGCCCAGCTCAAGGCTGGCGAAAGCCTGCTGGTACTGGGAGCCTCGGGCGGCGTCGGGCTGGCAGCGGTGGAAATCGGCAAGGCCATGGGTGCGCGGGTGATTGCTGCAGCCAGCAGCGCCGAGAAACTCGCCGTGGCCAAGGCTGCCGGTGCCGATGAGTTGATCAACTACAGCGAGCACAGCCTCAAGGATGAGATCAAACGCTTGACCGGTGGTAATGGCGTCGATGTCATCTATGACCCGGTTGGCGGCGACTTGTTTGACCAGGCTGTCCGCGGCATCGCCTGGAACGGCCGCCTGCTGGTGGTAGGTTTTGCCAGCGGGCGCATCCCGCAGCTACCGGTAAACCTGGCACTGCTCAAGGGTGCGGCAGTGCTCGGCGTGTTCTGGGGCGCTTTCGCCCAACGCCAGCCGGACGACAATGCAGCAAACTTCAAGCAACTGTTTGCATGGTACGCCGAGGGCAAGCTCAAGCCACTGGTGTCGCAAACATTCCCACTGGCCGAGGCAGGCGCGGCCATCGAATTGCTCGGTCAGCGCAAGGCCGTGGGGAAATTGGTCGTGACCATGCGCTGA
- a CDS encoding energy transducer TonB — protein MKWLAALLLVGAGIAHADIKMEFVEKVIPTYPQELLKSAISGSVRIGFDVLADGSVRNVKVLQSSDPAFANSALEAARKWRFKPWTVSRENPEKVDVQTNLYFRLNDKEEWWDIYERAGLILKTCKQFNEEVAMYRKDDEKRPLDEMNTTLLSIRMISDLPKDGTTSYEYALATSKAFNKALPKIIEQCRAYPGVDYVDLWPAALRERLVPQR, from the coding sequence ATGAAGTGGTTAGCAGCACTGCTGTTGGTGGGGGCAGGTATCGCCCATGCCGATATCAAAATGGAATTCGTTGAAAAGGTCATCCCAACCTATCCGCAGGAATTGCTCAAGTCGGCTATTTCCGGCTCTGTCAGAATCGGTTTCGATGTGCTGGCCGACGGTAGCGTCCGAAATGTAAAGGTCCTTCAGAGTAGTGACCCGGCCTTTGCAAATTCTGCGCTGGAAGCGGCCAGGAAATGGCGTTTCAAGCCCTGGACCGTTTCTAGAGAAAACCCTGAAAAAGTGGATGTACAAACAAATCTGTATTTTCGTCTGAATGACAAAGAAGAATGGTGGGATATCTACGAGCGTGCCGGGTTGATCTTGAAGACGTGCAAGCAATTCAACGAAGAAGTGGCTATGTACCGTAAAGATGATGAAAAAAGGCCACTTGACGAGATGAACACGACATTGTTGTCGATTCGCATGATCTCGGACCTCCCGAAAGACGGCACCACCAGCTACGAATACGCCCTTGCTACCTCAAAAGCCTTTAACAAGGCCCTGCCGAAAATAATCGAACAGTGCCGGGCATACCCGGGCGTCGACTATGTCGACCTTTGGCCTGCGGCGTTGCGCGAGCGGCTGGTCCCGCAGCGCTGA
- a CDS encoding gamma-glutamylcyclotransferase, whose translation MSAIETASLNVAYPPLLDFGQQLSLEQLQHSVQHTMSRHQGGPVWLFAYGSLIWRPECNAAERQRAKVHGYHRGLYLWSHEHRGTPESPGLVFGLDRGGSCGGFAYRLPQERLEDSLLALWQREMPYPAYRPHWLTCRLDDGSKVQALGFVLERHLPCYAGNLPDHLLSQIFANASGRYGSTRDYVEQTLSALRSHAMPDRNLEARFRRCHPGTAQPVAGKPAATRWSCASNSNENC comes from the coding sequence ATGTCGGCGATTGAAACTGCATCTTTGAATGTGGCTTATCCTCCGTTGCTCGATTTCGGACAACAACTGTCTCTTGAGCAACTTCAACACTCGGTCCAGCACACCATGTCACGTCACCAGGGCGGTCCCGTCTGGCTGTTTGCCTATGGTTCGCTGATCTGGCGGCCGGAATGCAATGCCGCCGAGCGCCAGCGGGCCAAGGTGCATGGTTATCATCGCGGCCTCTACCTCTGGTCTCATGAGCATCGTGGTACGCCTGAGTCCCCGGGGCTGGTGTTCGGTCTGGATCGGGGTGGTTCATGCGGCGGCTTCGCCTACAGGTTGCCGCAGGAGCGCCTCGAGGACTCTCTGTTGGCGTTGTGGCAGCGTGAAATGCCATACCCGGCCTACCGACCTCATTGGCTTACTTGTCGTCTGGATGATGGCAGCAAGGTCCAGGCATTGGGGTTTGTGCTGGAGCGGCACTTGCCCTGTTATGCCGGCAACCTGCCCGACCATCTGCTCAGTCAGATCTTCGCCAATGCCAGCGGGCGCTACGGCAGCACCCGTGACTATGTCGAGCAGACGTTGAGCGCCTTGCGCAGCCACGCCATGCCGGACCGTAACCTGGAAGCCCGCTTTCGCCGCTGCCATCCGGGCACTGCACAACCGGTAGCGGGCAAGCCCGCGGCTACCCGTTGGAGTTGTGCCTCCAACAGTAATGAGAATTGTTAA